ACTGGTCTTCCGGAAACTGCTTGGTAAACCAGACAGATGCAGGTGCCATGCAGAGGTATGGATTGTCTTTAAGGGGTTGTACCTTTTGCTCATCTTCTTTGCTGAAATAAAGTCTTGGTTTTTCAGGCTTGCTATCAGTGAGGTCTTCAATAAGACTGAGGTTACGACTTACTTCATGCGTGTTGTCAACGATTTGATGCGTGATCCTTTTGTTATAGCAGAATGCAAATGGATTTTTATCAAAACCGATTTTATATTTTGCTCCTGATAAAAAACTTATAACGCCAGAGGAACCGAAACGATGAAGATTAATAAGCAGATCATATTTGTTAGAGCGAATCTTTGATATGATTTTAGTCAGGTTCTTGAGCTTGTCTTTTTTTTCAAAAACCAATACCTCATTCAGGATAGGATTGTTATTCAGTAGACTTTCATTGCCTTTTTTAACCAGAAAATCAATTTGGGCATTAGGGTAATGTCTATGCAATTTTTCTACAAGTGGAGTTGCCAGAATTACGTCGCCCAGAAAGGCAGTCTGAATAATGAGTATTCTTTTAAAATCTTTTTTCACGCACTTCAATATTAGGCAAAAATACTGTTTTCTTAAACCCAATTAATATAGCTATTGAAAAATCCTGTTATTCATTATAATCCATAGCTCGAATTTACCCGGTAGTGGAATTGTTTAACATTTACAATTTTTTTAATGCTTAATCCCGATTAGTTTATTTGGCCTGAGTATTAACGAAGAAACTTCCCTTTTCAACAAAATATTTTCATGTTAAGTTAATTTCTTAAGGGAAATGGAGGAAGAAAAATGAGATCAATGTGGTCAGGTGCAATCAGTTTTGGTTTGGTAAACATTCCAATCAAATTGTACAGCGCTTCAGGAGAGAGTAGCCTGGATCTGGATATGCTGGCAAAAAAAAATCTTGCACCTATACGATATGCAAAAATTAATACCATTACAGGTGAAGAAGTTGATTTTAAAGAGATTGTCAAAGGATATGAAATCGACAAGGGTAAATATGTTGTTCTGGAAGATAAAGATTTTGAACAGGCTAATGCCCGCAAAACAAAGGCAATTGAGATAAAGGAATTTGTTAGTGAAGAGGAAATAGATCCGCTTTATTATGAAAAACCCTATTTTCTGGAGCCTGATAGATTTGCTGAAAAGCCATATGCCCTCTTAAGGGAAGCGCTGAGAGAGTCAAAGAAAGTAGGCATAGGAAGTTTTGTTCTTCGTAACAGAGAACATATCTGTGCTTTAAAAGCTGTAGGAGATGTGATTATTCTGAATCAGCTGAGGTATTATGCGGATTTGAGAGATTACAATGAATTAAAGCTTCCTGCGGCTGATATTATAGGTAAAGGAGAGAAGTCCATGGCGCTTAAGTTGATAGACCAGTTGACAGAGAAGTTTCAACCAGAGCAGTTTAAAGATACTTATATCGATGAACTGAAAAGTATCATTGAGGCTAAAGCTAAAGGTTTAAAAATTGAAGTAACTGAAAAGGCCCCAGAGCCAACTGAGGTAAGAGATTTGATGGAAACCTTAAAAGCCAGTTTGTCTGCCTCGAAAGAAAGAGTCCCTGAAAACAGAGAGCCGGAAAAGAAAAAAGTAGCGGAAAAGAAACCTGCTGCAAAGAGGAAAGCTAAAAAGGAATAAGGGATTATGGGACTTCAGGAATACAGGAAAAAAAGAACTTTTGAGGAAACCCCCGAACCACAGGGCGAAGAAAAGGAGGGAGAAGGCAGGCTCACTTTTGTTGTGCAGAAACATGATGCCTCTCATCTGCATTACGACTTCAGACTTGAAATAGATGGTGTGTTAAAAAGTTGGGCTGTTCCAAAAGGTCCTTCGCTTAATAATAAGGACAAGCGTCTTGCAATGATGGTGGAAGATCATCCTATTGAATATGGTGGTTTTGAAGGTATCATTCCAAAAGGAAATTATGGTGGAGGAACGGTGATGCTCTGGGATCGTGGAGTATTTTATGCTCCGAACATTGATCCTGATAATAGAGAGGAAAATGAAAAGGCCTTGAGAGCCGGTCTTCATGCCGGAAACCTGAAGTTTATTCTTAATGGAGAAAAGCTTAATGGAGAGTTTGCTCTTGTAAAGACCTATAAGCCAGGAGGAAAAGGTAATGAATGGCTGCTCATCAAAAAGAATGATGCATACGCAACTGACGCAGATGTGAAAGAACAGGACAGGTCAATACTTTCGGGAAGGTCAATGGAGGAAATAGCCAGACAGTCCGAAAAAGAGGGAGATGTATGGATTTCGGGTTCAAAAGAAGTTCCTCTTGATCTGAGTGATGCTGTTGAACAGCCTATGCCGCATCAGATCCAGCCCATGATGGCAACACTACTGGAGGAACCTTTTAATAATAAAAACTGGATCTTTGAAATAAAGTGGGACGGTTATCGTGCAGTGGCTGAAGTCAATCATACAGATGTTCAGCTTTACTCCAGAAATAATAATTCATTTAACCAGCTATTTAAACCAGTCCTTGTTGAGTTGAAAAAAATGGGACTACAGGCTGTTTTTGACGGGGAAATCGTAGTGCTCAACAATAATAATATTGCTGACTTTGGATTAATTCAGAATTACAAGAGAACAGGGGAAGGTAATCTTGTTTACTATGTGTTTGATCTTCTTTACCTCAATGGATATGATCTTACTTCTTTACCATTAGTAAAAAGGAAAGAGTTATTAAAACAGATCCTTCCTAAGAATAATGTGATCAGATATAACGATCATATAAAAGAAGCTGGTGTTCCATTCTTTGAGAAGGCCGTGCAGCAAGGTGTTGAAGGTATTATCGGAAAGAAGGCAGACAGTGTTTATCTCCGGAATAAAAGAAGTCGTGATTGGGTAAAGATTAAAACAGCGCAAAGACAGGAAGCTGTTATTGCCGGTTTTACTGAACCGAGAGGGTCACGCAAACATCTGGGATCACTGATTCTTGGAGCATATGAAAACGGTAAGTTTGTTTACATAGGCCATTCAGGAGGAGGGTTCGATGATACCGCCCTTAACGATATTTATGAAAGACTTGTAAGCCTTGAAATTAAAAAAGCTCCTTTTAAAAATTTTCCCAAGCTTCCTGGCATCATCCACTGGGTAAAACCGGAGCTTGTATGTGAGATAAAATTTCAGGAATGGACCTCAGAGGGATTGATGCGGATACCCATCTTCATGGGGCTTAGAGAAGATAAGTCTCCTGAAGAAGTTGTGAAAGAGATAGAAGCTGATAAGAAAGAGGCTGAAGTAATTATTAATGCGCCAAAAGAAAAGCCTTCAAAGGAAAGACAACGTGAGGCAGTGCCGCGTAAAAAAGCTCTGGAAGGAAAAACGAAGAAGAAGTCAAAAACAGTTACTACACTTCCTGAAGAAGCATATGAAAGCGTGATCAGTGAAGAGACGATGGATAAAAAGAAACAGGATGCTTTAGTTGAAATCGGTGGACAGTCATTGAAGTTTACAAATCTTAAAAAGGTCTTCTGGCCTGAAGAAGGCTATGTGAAACAAGATCTGATTGAATATTATGATCATATTGCTTCGATTATTTTACCTTATCTGAAAGACAGGCCTGAAAGCCTGAGACGTAATCCTAATGGTTATGACAAACCAAGTTTTTTTCAAAAGGATATGCCTGATTCTATTCCTCAATGGGTTGAAACTGTAAAGATATATTCAGATTCTAACGAAAAGGAATTGAACTATATGTTGTGTCAGGATAAAGCGACTTTACTTTACATGGCCAATCTGGGATGCATTGAAATCAATCCATGGAGCAGCAGAATACAATCGCCGGAACAACCGGATTATATTGTGATAGATCTTGATCCGGTGGGTGTCACATTTGATGTAGTAATAGAAGTCGCTCAGGCGGTGAAACATGTTTTAGACAGAGGAAAGATAGAGGGATTTTGTAAAACATCAGGTTCGAAAGGAATTCATATATATATACCATTAGGGGCTCAGTATACTTATGACCAGGGAAAGGACTTTGCCTATTTGATTGCTATGCTTACACATAACCTGGTGCCTCAGCTTACAAGCCTTGAACGTATGCCTAAAAACAGGCCGAACAAGGTCTATCTTGATTACCTCCAGAACAGGATGGGACAAACCCTTGCAGCACCTTATTGTCTGAGGCCTAAGCCAGGAGCCACTGTCAGTACACCGCTTGAGTGGAGTGAGGTCAAAAAAGGTTTGAATCCAATGGAGTTTAATATTAAAACGATATTTAAGAGGATTAAAGAAAAAGGAGATATATTTAAGCATGTATTAACCCATGTCAATGATATGGATAAAAGTCTGACTTATCTCAGACAAAACGGTTAATAGTTTATATCTTATTTATTCTTTATGGCACAATTGATTATCGTTCGACACGGACAATCTGTTTGGAATCTTGAAAACAGGTTTACCGGAATTACCGATGTTGACCTTACACCTCTGGGAAGGGAAGAAGCAAAGCAGGCTGGTGTCTTGTTAAAGCCCTATAATTTTGAAATAGCCTATACTTCAGTGCTTAGAAGGGCTATAGAAACTTTAAATATTATTCTGAGGGAATGTGATAAGACAAGAATACCTGTCTTTGGTTCTCCTGCATTAAATGAACGTCATTATGGAGATCTTCAGGGCTTGAATAAAAAACAAACAGAGATAAAATACGGAGAGCAACAGTTTCAACTATGGAGAAGGAGTTATGAAGTTGCTCCGCCCCACGGAGAAAGTCTGAAAGATACAAGAAATCGTGTGGTGCCTTATTATCAGAAGGAAATAGAACCCAAACTAAAAGCTGGTAAAAATATTCTTATATCGGCTCATGGAAACAGCCTCAGAGCGTTAATGATGTTTCTTGAAGAGATTAGCCCTGAAGAGATCCCAAATGTTACTTTAGCTACGGGTGTGCCTAGGATTTATGAGTTTGATCAGGAGATGAAGATTGAAAAGGTTTTTGATTTGTAGAAGGCCATGCATGGCGCTTCAAAATGCCAATCAGGCAAGCCTTTCTTTTTTTGTATATATTTTATTGAATAAAAAACGTTTGTCAATTATAATGAAAATGGCCCCGAATTTCGAGGCTATTTTCATTATTGAAAGGATTTAACTTTTATTCTTAATAGGATTCAACAATTTGTTTATACATTACATCTGAACGTAGTGCATATTTAATGCCGTTCTTTACCGGACATCCTTCATGCTTCAATTCATGAATAAAGCATAATGCCATGCCCGTTCTAGGAATTACTGTAACCTCATCAAATGCTGTTTCTCCACCATCATACTCCTCATTTAAATAGATCATAAAAGTGATCCGGCTTTCTTCTGTATCATTTCTTCTGAACCTACCATCTATATGTCTTTTAAATCTCTGATCAAGTTCATACTTATAAAACCTGAATTGTTCATTTAATCCTATCGGATAGGTGTTATCAATTTCTTTGGGACAGAAGCCTATTAGTCTGTCCCAAAGGGTAGATGCAAGGCCAATGTCAGAATGAATTACTCTTTCATTGTTCCTTAAGCTCTTGATCATTTTGGCACCCGTAGGCAGACTGACCTCCGCTTCTTTGTATCCGATGTTTTCACTTAATGCTATCAGATCATTGCACTCGGACTTAGTTAGGAAATTCTCGATTGACCAGATTTGGTCGGTGTGAAAAATTGCATTCATAATCTTACTAGTTTAGGTGGTTAGTATAT
The Sporocytophaga myxococcoides DSM 11118 genome window above contains:
- a CDS encoding 2,3-bisphosphoglycerate-dependent phosphoglycerate mutase, which translates into the protein MAQLIIVRHGQSVWNLENRFTGITDVDLTPLGREEAKQAGVLLKPYNFEIAYTSVLRRAIETLNIILRECDKTRIPVFGSPALNERHYGDLQGLNKKQTEIKYGEQQFQLWRRSYEVAPPHGESLKDTRNRVVPYYQKEIEPKLKAGKNILISAHGNSLRALMMFLEEISPEEIPNVTLATGVPRIYEFDQEMKIEKVFDL
- a CDS encoding glycosyltransferase family 9 protein; the protein is MKKDFKRILIIQTAFLGDVILATPLVEKLHRHYPNAQIDFLVKKGNESLLNNNPILNEVLVFEKKDKLKNLTKIISKIRSNKYDLLINLHRFGSSGVISFLSGAKYKIGFDKNPFAFCYNKRITHQIVDNTHEVSRNLSLIEDLTDSKPEKPRLYFSKEDEQKVQPLKDNPYLCMAPASVWFTKQFPEDQWVELMNGIDSKYKIYLLGGPGDSGLCNSIINKSENKNIESLAGKLSLLQSCTLMKDAVLNYVNDSGPLHLASSVNANVCAIFCSTVPSFGFGPLSDFSRIVQMESELQCRPCNLHGYKACPQGHFKCAKDIRVEQLLKVLSEVESSYKF
- the ligD gene encoding DNA ligase D, encoding MGLQEYRKKRTFEETPEPQGEEKEGEGRLTFVVQKHDASHLHYDFRLEIDGVLKSWAVPKGPSLNNKDKRLAMMVEDHPIEYGGFEGIIPKGNYGGGTVMLWDRGVFYAPNIDPDNREENEKALRAGLHAGNLKFILNGEKLNGEFALVKTYKPGGKGNEWLLIKKNDAYATDADVKEQDRSILSGRSMEEIARQSEKEGDVWISGSKEVPLDLSDAVEQPMPHQIQPMMATLLEEPFNNKNWIFEIKWDGYRAVAEVNHTDVQLYSRNNNSFNQLFKPVLVELKKMGLQAVFDGEIVVLNNNNIADFGLIQNYKRTGEGNLVYYVFDLLYLNGYDLTSLPLVKRKELLKQILPKNNVIRYNDHIKEAGVPFFEKAVQQGVEGIIGKKADSVYLRNKRSRDWVKIKTAQRQEAVIAGFTEPRGSRKHLGSLILGAYENGKFVYIGHSGGGFDDTALNDIYERLVSLEIKKAPFKNFPKLPGIIHWVKPELVCEIKFQEWTSEGLMRIPIFMGLREDKSPEEVVKEIEADKKEAEVIINAPKEKPSKERQREAVPRKKALEGKTKKKSKTVTTLPEEAYESVISEETMDKKKQDALVEIGGQSLKFTNLKKVFWPEEGYVKQDLIEYYDHIASIILPYLKDRPESLRRNPNGYDKPSFFQKDMPDSIPQWVETVKIYSDSNEKELNYMLCQDKATLLYMANLGCIEINPWSSRIQSPEQPDYIVIDLDPVGVTFDVVIEVAQAVKHVLDRGKIEGFCKTSGSKGIHIYIPLGAQYTYDQGKDFAYLIAMLTHNLVPQLTSLERMPKNRPNKVYLDYLQNRMGQTLAAPYCLRPKPGATVSTPLEWSEVKKGLNPMEFNIKTIFKRIKEKGDIFKHVLTHVNDMDKSLTYLRQNG
- a CDS encoding Ku protein; the protein is MRSMWSGAISFGLVNIPIKLYSASGESSLDLDMLAKKNLAPIRYAKINTITGEEVDFKEIVKGYEIDKGKYVVLEDKDFEQANARKTKAIEIKEFVSEEEIDPLYYEKPYFLEPDRFAEKPYALLREALRESKKVGIGSFVLRNREHICALKAVGDVIILNQLRYYADLRDYNELKLPAADIIGKGEKSMALKLIDQLTEKFQPEQFKDTYIDELKSIIEAKAKGLKIEVTEKAPEPTEVRDLMETLKASLSASKERVPENREPEKKKVAEKKPAAKRKAKKE
- a CDS encoding 2OG-Fe(II) oxygenase; translated protein: MNAIFHTDQIWSIENFLTKSECNDLIALSENIGYKEAEVSLPTGAKMIKSLRNNERVIHSDIGLASTLWDRLIGFCPKEIDNTYPIGLNEQFRFYKYELDQRFKRHIDGRFRRNDTEESRITFMIYLNEEYDGGETAFDEVTVIPRTGMALCFIHELKHEGCPVKNGIKYALRSDVMYKQIVESY